Genomic segment of Cottoperca gobio chromosome 23, fCotGob3.1, whole genome shotgun sequence:
CCCAGTTTGTTTAAGTCTTTATCTCTCATAATggaatttaaaatatgaaaagcaTGCACCTTTATATTCGACAATGATGCAGGTGTCCATTTCGGGATGCACGCCGTccatcaggatcatgaatctCAGGTCTTTGTTTATCTGGTACAGACCAAGGGACAGGGTGGGGACTAATTACAGCTCTGTCTTCATCACTGTAGTCTTCTCCTTTATATTTCATTACAACAgtttatattcaaaatacacatttgttgTCGTTGCACTTTGAGCAGCAGTGAGTTACATTTTGCCAGACTCCAAAAGGAACAACATTGATGTTGGTCAGCTTGACTTGGCTTTGCTCCAAATACCTGTTGTATCAAACAGAGAGGAACATATGAATCAtggtttattaaaacatttagagaatCTGTTTTGTTATTAAATGAATGGATGTAATGGCTTCTGAGCTCCATCACTTCACTAACCAGAAGACGGGTCTCGATGTGTCCCCAACATAAATGGGGACATCTGGCCTCCTCTCCGACAGGTCTTTCAGTGTGGGGTAACTAAAGGAAGAAAAGAGTGTGTTTGAGAGCGAGGGGAAGGGAAGGTGGACTATTGCACACAATATTTCTTCAAGTTAATAATTCAAATGATGTTATGAAAGCTGCAGGACTCtgctctatatatctatataattacaaaaacaatatcTCAGAATTATAGTTTGCATGATCATAATCACAATATTCAAAAGTCATGACAAGAGGTGTCAAATGTTTTCTGCGGAAATGTGATGGACTTCTACTCTTGAAAACTGACCCTGGTTAGACAGGTTCAATGTTATTTGAGACTTTTATTGCCCCTGCATGCATCCTCAGCCATAAACacaagctattataaatatgtaacttACACAAACACGGTTTGTTAAAGGCGTAAGCCATCCTGTTAGACTCTAACAGGATGGCTTACGCCTTTGTtagagacacaaaagaaaagctACACCGGCACTCAGAGAGCGCCGTTCTTACTTGCCAATACTACAAGTTTCCTGATAAGTGGACAGTATTAAGTCAGTAAACCTGTTGGCAGACAAACCGAGCCATAagcataacctccttggcggaggtaacaaAACTATCCCTTTAGGATTGTATTCGGATGTCAGCGCTGCAGGAGAAGTGTTGGCAGTACATGGTGTTGTTGCTGTGCATTGATGTGGGTGATGAGATGATATTAAAGGTGACAACAGTATCTATTTATAAACACTGACGGTTTACCTGAGGTGGTCAGAGTGCATGTGGCTGATGTAGATGAGATCTGCTGCACACAGTCTGTCCAGGGAGTCTGCTGGAGGCTCATGGAGAAGCCACCAGCCACGGGCAAACGCCGGACCCTTCAACCACGGGTCGAACATGAAGCGACTCTGTCCCAGCTGCAGCTCCATGCAGGCGTGGGTCAAGTACATCACCTGGGTGGGAAGTGAACAATTTACCTTGATGATCTGACAACAGTAATAACACTGAATGGAGTCTATTCATGGATTTGATGCATGTAATATCACTACTGTGTTGTCACtctgcaacacatttaaataaacctttatttaagTGCAAACAATTATTTCAATATGAGTGTAACAACGTAAAAGAAATGCACAGTGCAGTTGTTTTAATagttgtttgtgttaaaaccCGATTGCCATACACCTTTTTTCCTCTGGGGTCCTAACAGCTGTGAGAAAAGGCccgtttgttttttgttgtcttggCCATTGCTTGACCCCAGAGGATAACAgttattaaattcaataaaaaaacataattcaataaaattacatttattttaatcatgaaGAGCATAGTATTGAACAACCCATATTATTTTCAGACcatttgatgaataaaaaacatattttgatggCAATAGATTTCATTTGGGGTCAGAGGACAACATGAGGGTTAAGTCTTCTCAAGACTAAATAAAAATGGTCATAATTCCtactttttctaaataaaaaatagatttttgtttAAGAATTACATTGTGATAACGTACATTCTTATAGTGCGTTTCAAAAAGTAGACCGACATACTTTGACTTCTCCTTCCTGGAGCTCCACAGGCTCTCGAGGGTCCGCCAGCCAGGGGTCGACGGGGCTCAACTCGACCAACTGAAGCCCCCCATCATTCAAAATCTCTACTTCTGTATGTGACATAATATACTTGATCAGCTGGGTATGGTCAGGACACCTTCGGCATGACACCGGGAAGCTCTACTGCAGtgaacatgttcaaacacaAATACTTGGTTCtgttggtttaaaaaaacattgtgctttACGTTCAAATAAGTCCCTTTTGTTACATAACGCAACTAAAGTGGTCAAAGTACATAACTTAGATTCTAGTTTTCACAGGGGACACGAACCCCACCCATCCTGCTCCCTTTGCGGAATTTGGATTGGAGTTTGATAAAAGCCCGGTGCGTCCGAGGGCGTCACTAAATCtaaaaaaatgtgtgttgaacacacaaacatgaagttACTGTCCAGGAATTTAGTCATTTTTGAGTCCTTCAGGAGTCCTCCccttcctccagctgtgtcctgtccAACGTGTTTTCAGTTTCCTTTTGAATTGTTGTATTTAATAGCCTACTCCCTcagttgttttgctttgtacctttttgttttttcagctttgtttaaaTAAACTCTCCTTTTGTTCTCAACTCGTGAGTGCTGCGTGTGGGTCCTCCCCTCTACAAGACTGTTAACATGTGCACACATCAACACTTCTAACTCTTTCATTGATTAAAAGTTCTACTGCATTCAAGTTACAGTTAGTTATTAAACTTAATTTGATCTGTAAACCGTAacaaatcacaaatcacaaatcacaaatcgTTGTCGTTAATCATTAATGAAATAAAGGATCACACTTAAACATTGATTTATTACAGACTCGAGGGAACTTACCGAGCTCATCCTGCAAGAAGCTGTCTGGTGGATTCACATATTTCATTGTCGACACATTTAACTTCCAGTTATGCTTGGTGCATTTCACAGTCCTGTGGGAACAGAGTCAGCAGGATCAGTTCTGTCCACACATAAGAAGCCCCCTCACCTGCGAGCTCACCTGCCTGTCCAGGTCTTCCATGTCCTTGATGAACAACCCTCCTTGGTGCTTGCATTGGTTCTTGCATGCTTTAACAACATTGGTGATCTTGTCCTTGTATATGATGTAACATATACCgtcctctctgtttttcttgaaATTGGCTCCTTCTTTGAGTGAGTCGACTGCTTCAGCGTCCAGTGATAGCACCACCTTTGCTCTTTGAGAACTCATCGTGCCTGAAACTTTAGACACCAcatcaaatacaaatgacatTTTAAGTGGAAATCTGACTTTAGTGGAGAAACGTTAGGACAGAACCACCTACCTGAAACGAGATCATACAACACAAATCTCTCCCGTCTCACCCCATTTGACCTCCTATTTTTGCTAAACATAATCTGGAGGCTTCTGAGGACCCTTATGGGGTCCCAATCCTCAGCTtggaaacattcaaatgttatgGTCATATTTGTGCCCTTTACTGAACACCACAATGGTGACAGTCTTGAAATGTGATAAATTGTTTGATAAGATGACTATTTAAACGGTGGTTCATGtgaaaagttaaagtaaaatgtcctgttttgaatttgaaatcaccaacattttaattatttaacaaaGACTCTTTATTTTCCCCTAACCTGCCTCAACAGATACACTTCAGTTGCTTCATCCAGATTCACAAGCATGCATTTAAAACTAAATCTCTTTGTGTCACtccataaaacagaaaatactgtcagCAGACATAAACAAATCTAAATCAGGTTCGCTGGGACAGAACATAAGATTTATGTGAGTGTGACATgaagtctgacacacactgaatatttcaactttaaattactttaagacaattatttttagtatttcaatttctctgaaatgttatgtttgctAACGTTTGCTGAATTTATAATGAGTATGAATTCATGTTAAATGTATGTTGCCAACAACATATAacctgaaacaataaatacaatttgccAGTGGATAGTAGCGCACGCACTCCTGTGCAAATTTCTTGATCCCCTCTCATGCCTGGCTGTGAACTGATTAACTggtcattttaatgtaatatcTGACTCACCCTCAAACAGATCTTTTATTCCAGGAGAAATTGTAATGAAGCACTGGCTTTAACGCCGAGGCATCACATACAAGTGATGTAGTCGAGTGGAACAGAACCAGTGAGATAACTTGGCAAATGCGTCTGCCGAATGTGAGAGCGTGCAAGCTCCACCTCTGAACACTTCCCTTTTTCcccactccactacatttcagaggcaaatactTTTTATTCATCTACATGTATTTCAAAGTACTTATAATACTTATAAATTGATAAATACTTaatttgaatgcatgactttatGAACTGATCATATGTTTATAACATTTAGCTTTCATGATGTCTATAAAATGAAACGTATTCTTTATGAAAGCGTCTCATAGAACACCAGAGTGATGAACTCTTAGTGTGTCCTGCTGctttatctttgttttgtttgaccagTTGGTTTTCTTCGTTTGACTTCCAGGAAATTAGTCTGAAGGTCGTGGCCACAGACACTCAATCATTGTCTCAGTTTGTAACTGTATGTTATGTAGTGACCTCAGGCTAAACTCTGATATTCTCAATTCTTATTCTGCTAGATCAGGTGTCTGCAACCTTATCTTGAGTTGCCGACACCTGCCTAACTCGGCGTGCTAACGATGTCAAGAACATCCTTAACAGGAAAAACAGGCCATTCAAGGAGGGAGAGCGGGAAGAGCTGAAGCACATGCAGGGGGAGCTCACTATTCAACTGAGAGACAAAGGAGGAATATACAAGGAAAGTAAAGCAGAAGCTGCGGGACAACAACATCAGGGAGGTCTGGCACAGCATGCAAAGCATCACAGGCTGCAAGAACAAGGGCCAACAGGGATGCTGTGAGAGCAAACCAGCTCAACCTGTTCTACAACAGGTTTGCTAGCTCAGCTGTTGCAGCCAGGAGCTGCCAACCCAGCACCTCCCTAAACACAAtctatatggctcgcgagccatatgttcccgacccctgcattaaacactgaacatgaactaaactataacataaatacatgacacatgacatcctgaatatttatttgtcacatttatgtcatgatctacaaCAAAAAGTAActttacgcaaccctgttactctaatttcaaccctgttaccatatcattttctgttaaaataaccttaaataattttctcagctcCCAAAAGTTTCAAGTAATGTCCTTTTATtagcttgattaattatatgcataatgtatttgagcaaatatttcaaattaaatattgaaattgGTAAACAGAAACgtgtgacaattgaaaagttgggTAAGATCGATTTTACAAAGCTGCTTAAATTAATATTgaaccagttttatccaaaactacatgagtatttaatataaatgtgactttctttacttaatagtaaagagttttattgaagaatattttttaaatacctttttctgcttaatgagtatgtgtAACAGGGTtacaacatgcacacaataaaacatctaatacaaagtgtacatttgataCCTTTGCTGGCCAAATAAATTTTAGatggtttattatctgtttttcctaaatacataacaaaaacaataaaataaaaggttaatttttcaaaagtgttgatgtctaaattgtcctccaattctggaatgacccattAACAGTTGAGATGTTGGCTTTTGTAAATGCATTGCAGTAGATGGAGCAAAATCAGCTGAAAAAGGTCATATTATGTTCACAATACTCTATGAAATCTATGAATCAGTATTCAGACAGAAGGCAGGTTTATGTGGCATTGAGAGGAACAAAATGACCGCTTCTCTAGCTAAACAAGCTCTTAAACAGCAGAGAATTAAGAAGGTAACTTTCAGTAAAGATGAAGCTAAAGCAGTAATACGGAATAATATGACTGCCTGGAAAAATGGGTTGAAGGAAACAAAGGACACCAGCTATACAGATTAATGCAAAAAAGTGGGAGGAATTAAAGCAATAGCAAAAGTATTGAATATTAATAATTGATTTAGTATTGAGGAAGGAAAACATCAAGTCTTATTtgagttttaataataataattacatctattgtttttattctattttttttgtcCACACTCCATCAGACTAGGCGGCGGTAATGCAGCTAAAACGCGAGGTTGCCAGCCgacattaaacacacagaagaagaagattctgAAAACGCCCTTCCCGGAAGTCCTGGTCCCGTTATTGCAGCGAATCAGAGTACAGCTGTTTCTGAGCACAACAGCCTGTTTTTAGGTCTCAAATATCGCatagttttgttgtttattaGCTTTACAGCTCAACGTTTTCCCCCCTGTCTCTTTAGACACATCTTTTAGCGGCTGGCGTTGCTGCATTTCGGCGCGTGTctccctgtttgtgtgttcacgAGAGTATGGTTGTGTCAACATCACAACAAGTCGCCCTGGCTTTCACGGCCGTGTTGTTCACGTTTGTTGTGCTGCCCAGGATGTTTGGCGTCGGCGGCGGGACCGGGGCGAAGGAGACCAGATTTGACCCTCGTTACAGCAGAAAAGGTAGAAAAGCTCCCTTTTGTTGCAGCAGGAGCGCATGTCCTTTAGCCTCGGGCGCACTAATAGTCTCGTCTTTGCATTAGCTATATCGTGCACTGACATGGTGTCCCTAAAACAAAGGTTATGAAAGAAGACTTCATGCACAGTGTTTGCACCACACCTGTACGTGTGACTGCCATTAAAGTccaatacattatattaaaggtataatatCTACATTGTGTCTGCGAATATTCACACATTTCTACTTAAGGTGTAAATCAGCATCTTTGTCTTCGGATGTTATCTTAACTTTGGACTCATTTTACAATGATATCAGCTAACaagagtaagtgtgtgtattcagtgtagCCCGAGGGTGTAGAATAAAATATCCAGAGGCAATAATTCTGATCATAAATGTAAGCACTGTCCGTCAATGTCTAGCTAATGTATTTGGTGCACAAACGGTTGACAAATCTTGAACTATTATGATTGTATTCTCATTAAATTACGACTCTACTcacttattgttattttttctcaaaatattataACCTCTCAGAACACAGATATGTTTCAATGTGCAGAAAGTTAGGAACATAATATCTTGCTGAGCCACATATCTATTGAAGGTTCttgtaaatgaattaaaatgaattaatgagATGAATAGGTgccacatgcacatttaaacaGGAGGGAGATTACTTCCTGCCTACACGTGTGTTGACTCAGCAGGGATAACAATAAAGGAGGAAATGTTGATCTACAgtagaataaatatttaaaagtaataCAGAATGCCTGAGagtatatttctatattttgaaTAGACACCTGGCGCATGAATGTTGACTTTTGctttacataaatacacatgcaGTTAGTTATATTCATCGTCATTAGCTGCACTTGATCACACTTTTAAGGAGGAGAAATtaaattttgttttttgtgcattattattcttagttttattaaaaatgtttgacaATGTCCTTGTTAACATGTAATTGCAAATGAATGtcctttattttaataatgaaatattacatttaattttcaatatcatcaaacattttacaacAAGAAAGAAACTTTAACCGTGATTCAGATTCAGACAACTTTATTGGTTACATTTGATAAGCTTTATTACTCGTGTTGTCTTGGCAGCAGCAGGTCCGGGCCCCGGCGCTGTGAGAGGTCAGCCCATCAGCGCGAACGCACCCGGCTCAGCTCAGACCCCTGAGAACATGCAGCAGATGAAGAAGCTGATGGAGCAGGAGCTGAAGAGTGACAAGTACAAATCTAACAGCAACAAGGGCTACGTGTTCACACTGATGCCGCTCTACGCCATCGGAGTTGGAGTGTTCGCGGCCTACAAGTTTTTGAAGGTTAGTAAAGACGCCTGCAGCGACGTGGAGTCGAGTCAAAGTCTTGATGACTTGAGAATTTACTTAAAGTTAAAGACTTGTGACTCGAATGACTTGTGTGATTGTGTTCCAgtttaaatattgaataataaaaatgttcaacATGGTTAATGTTGACATTACAAGTGTAACGTGACCCGGTGTGTGAGCGCACACTGGGAATGGCTTTGTCCTGATTGGCTGACCAAGatcaaaggaaataaataagcTTAAgttattatattcattataattattatagtcAGTATTTCACTGATGGGCAGCGATTTCTGACTGCGAAGAAACTAAGAAATAATTAAGCTTGAATGACATATTGCTAAAACGTGCATTGTGTTGTTCTTTTCAACTCACAGATCAAGTCTGCAGATGATCAGgaacaaaaggaaaaatgtgtaaaaaaaggAGCAAAGAAATCAGTGGAAgcaggtgtgtctgtctgtctgtcgttcgttagttagttagttagttagttagttaccGTGAGCAGTGAATAACTCgggtgtgtgttctgtgcagAGAACCAGTTGAATGAACTGGAGCAGAGGCTGGCGCAGACGGAGAGGATGCTGAACTCCATCCTCACGCAGCTGGACCCGCTCACTAACTGGTGAGTGACGCTCGCTGTTGTTTTCTACATCGTTGTTCTGAAACCTGATCCCCACTTTACTGTCCCTGTTTCTCCTTTAGCAGACCTGCAGTATAAAGAAGGCCACTGGCAGGTTTCACAAATACTATTTTTTACAATGTAAACAATGTCTGTTTACTCCTAAAACTGGAGTCTagaaaaaacaaagcatttccCGTTTCAAATCTGGGAATTGCAGAATAAGACTGATTATAGaattatatatgttatgttatattgcTGGCAGACGTGTGATTGTTGATGGACTTGTCTACGATATCACCAGCTAACACTAGAGCTGCAGCGATCAGTTGGCTaatagaaaagacagaaagataattattacaattattgtG
This window contains:
- the LOC115028134 gene encoding protein RIC-3 isoform X1, yielding MVVSTSQQVALAFTAVLFTFVVLPRMFGVGGGTGAKETRFDPRYSRKAAGPGPGAVRGQPISANAPGSAQTPENMQQMKKLMEQELKSDKYKSNSNKGYVFTLMPLYAIGVGVFAAYKFLKIKSADDQEQKEKCVKKGAKKSVEAENQLNELEQRLAQTERMLNSILTQLDPLTNCVKSVAQEQKNEIMSQLQTIRHLMKKRGMDCPPLNINEASCERNLDDLIESLGANDTSSGEASPVDVQTSPGAADASEQVHQKRSEAKDEAATEGEEMKELIPEESDGEAEEDGNEEDTEEEEGPEDCELMPSLEDLHETNIEEVGAEQPASGLRRRNRPD
- the LOC115028134 gene encoding protein RIC-3 isoform X2, translating into MVVSTSQQVALAFTAVLFTFVVLPRMFGVGGGTGAKETRFDPRYSRKAGPGPGAVRGQPISANAPGSAQTPENMQQMKKLMEQELKSDKYKSNSNKGYVFTLMPLYAIGVGVFAAYKFLKIKSADDQEQKEKCVKKGAKKSVEAENQLNELEQRLAQTERMLNSILTQLDPLTNCVKSVAQEQKNEIMSQLQTIRHLMKKRGMDCPPLNINEASCERNLDDLIESLGANDTSSGEASPVDVQTSPGAADASEQVHQKRSEAKDEAATEGEEMKELIPEESDGEAEEDGNEEDTEEEEGPEDCELMPSLEDLHETNIEEVGAEQPASGLRRRNRPD
- the LOC115028134 gene encoding protein RIC-3 isoform X3, whose translation is MVVSTSQQVALAFTAVLFTFVVLPRMFGVGGGTGAKETRFDPRYSRKAAGPGPGAVRGQPISANAPGSAQTPENMQQMKKLMEQELKSDKYKSNSNKGYVFTLMPLYAIGVGVFAAYKFLKIKSADDQEQKEKCVKKGAKKSVEAENQLNELEQRLAQTERMLNSILTQLDPLTNCVKSVAQEQKNEIMSQLQTIRHLMKKRGMDCPPLNINASCERNLDDLIESLGANDTSSGEASPVDVQTSPGAADASEQVHQKRSEAKDEAATEGEEMKELIPEESDGEAEEDGNEEDTEEEEGPEDCELMPSLEDLHETNIEEVGAEQPASGLRRRNRPD